A genomic stretch from Pomacea canaliculata isolate SZHN2017 linkage group LG2, ASM307304v1, whole genome shotgun sequence includes:
- the LOC112557812 gene encoding LOW QUALITY PROTEIN: charged multivesicular body protein 5-like (The sequence of the model RefSeq protein was modified relative to this genomic sequence to represent the inferred CDS: deleted 1 base in 1 codon): MNRLFGKGKPKEPPPNLTDCVANIDSRGESVDKKIARLDQELHKYKEQLKKMREGPSKNVVKQKAMRVLKQKRMYENQREQLSQQSFNIEQQNFAIQTVKDTKSTVDAMKIGVKDFKKAYKNVNLDQIENLQDEMEDFMEQANEIQEVMGRSYGMPEIDDDELEAELDALGNEIGLDEDASYLDDAMAAPSAPTSDPGTDSMRGDVPVDEFGLPQIPQTAK; encoded by the exons ATGAATCGCTTATTTGGAAAAGGCAAACCGAAGGAGCCGCCACCGAATCTGACAGACTGTGTAGCAAAT ATTGACAGTCGTGGTGAATCGGTTGACAAAAAGATTGCTCGTCTAGACCAGGAACTTCACAAATACAAAGAGCAgttaaagaaaatgagagaaggaCCATCAAAG AATGTGGTAAAGCAGAAGGCAATGAGAGTCTTAAAGCAGAAAAGAAT GTATGAAAACCAGCGAGAGCAACTGAGCCAGCAGTCTTTTAACATCGAGCAGCAGAACTTTGCTATCCAGACAGTTAAAGACACAAAGTCCACA GTGGATGCAATGAAGATTGGTGTGAAGGAT TTCAAAAAGGCATACAAGAATGTCAACTTAGATCAGATTGAA AATTTGCAAGATGAGATGGAAGATTTCATGGAACAGGCCAATGAGATTCAGGAGGTTATGGGGCGGTCATATGGTATGCCagagattgatgatgatgagcttgAAGCAGAGTTAGATGCTCTTGGAAATGAGATTGGCTTGGATGAAGATGCATCATATTTGGATGATGCCATGGCAGCACCATCTGCACCCACATCAGATCCTGGAACAGACAGCATGCGG GGGGACGTTCCAGTGGACGAGTTTGGTCTTCCACAGATTCCACAGACGGCAAAATAA
- the LOC112557810 gene encoding uncharacterized protein LOC112557810 translates to MSYPWYGLGAATSIPPHENSSQNGSLTHSPATLARGSDSPGSSQHIGVQSGGFPPSFPTLSASSTQQSDSLSQSPHAMSHPSPGTYLPPLGAENSFQQHLYSSHNRFASFGSDGVPSVDQNFSQFGMTPSSMSSLSQSYAMRSQAYPSVGGYGEGASQQDLARFNAYSSAPYSTAGFENYYSHFDGRSMTGSSQSPDSQLMSAADRLIKQDPFENGMPRPGANPWQFAADSRDGLYLGSGYTPPVPPYGGPLPPLFHTNSHYRPMNYDAPQMPPHFKPDPSDPYAIGSPGLGGCFSPQQLMYSSTGKKSPKKKDSSPTPKPPTNPSDSPPVPNKASRYFSDRGIFMFVPPESGPSMGPYPGMHMISIADRYILCQKALCQRLAEVDLPPKVTYVYNPLEYAFETHYKFVKKYYNSTKRVLFLGMNPGPFGMSQNGVPFGECNIVTDWMQIEGEVQKPIVEHPKRPVMGMECKRSEVSGARFWELFRRLCPTPESFFNNCAIHNLCPLAFMTETGKNVAPSDMPVKVLRQLDSLCDTTFLEVVALFKVEHVITVGKYAYTCAQKALTAANVTHVALHCMMHPSPANPSANKGWADIAEGQLREFGVYNIIAANPQPPPQAQQQQHQQLPQPPHHQQQQQQQQQQQHQNMHHPHPHAMHSSPHQASAPHMQHPHPQSHHNPHPHHHHQQHYPVPHVLQSTGGVNPLPVGLGMSGGGSDSFGDGKRTYDGVDGNPSQKRMKSDEA, encoded by the exons ATGAGTTATCCGTGGTATGGACTTGGTGCGGCAACCAGCATCCCTCCGCACGAAAACTCATCTCAGAACGGTTCTCTGACACACTCTCCAGCCACCCTTGCTAGAGGGTCTGATTCTCCGGGGAGCAGCCAACATATTGGTGTCCAGAGTGGGGGGTTCCCCCCTTCATTTCCCACGCTCAGTGCCTCAAGCACCCAGCAGTCTGATTCTCTCTCACAGTCTCCACATGCCATGTCGCATCCCAGTCCAGGAACCTACCTCCCGCCCTTGGGGGCAGAAAACTCTTTCCAGCAGCATTTGTATTCATCACATAACCGCTTTGCTTCATTCGGCAGTGATGGTGTGCCATCGGTAGACCAGAACTTTTCTCAGTTTGGCATGACACCATCTTCTATGTCCTCCTTATCTCAGTCATATGCTATGCGATCTCAGGCTTATCCATCTGTTGGTGGATATGGTGAAGGGGCCAGTCAGCAGGACCTGGCACGCTTCAATGCATACAGTTCAGCACCATATTCAACAGCAGGTTTTGAAAACTACTACAGTCACTTTGATGGACGATCTATGACTGGGTCGAGTCAGTCACCAGACTCACAGCTTATGAGTGCAGCTGATCGACTCATCAAACAAGATCCCTTTGAAAATGGCATGCCACGGCCAGGGGCAAATCCTTGGCAGTTTGCAGCAGACAGCAGGGATGGACTTTACCTTGGTTCAGGTTATACGCCTCCAGTTCCACCTTATGGTGGTCCTCTGCCTCCATTATTCCACACCAACTCCCATTACCGCCCAATGAATTACGATGCACCTCAGATGCCACCCCACTTCAAGCCAGATCCTTCTGATCCCTATGCTATTGGTTCACCAGGACTGGGCGGATGTTTTTCTCCACAACAGCTGATGTATAGCAGCACAGGAAAAAAGTCTCCCAAAAAGAAAGATTCATCTCCAACTCCAAAGCCTCCAACAAACCCATCAGACTCGCCTCCAGTGCCGAATAAAGCATCTCGTTACTTCTCAGATCGTggtattttcatgtttgttccTCCAGAGTCGGGTCCCTCCATGGGACCTTATCCGGGTATGCATATGATCAGTATAGCAGACAGATACATTCTGTGTCAGAAAGCCCTCTGCCAGAGGTTAGCAGAAGTGGATTTACCTCCTAAAGTGACCTATGTGTACAACCCTCTGGAGTATGCCTTTGAGACTCACTATAAGTTTGTCAAAAAGTACTACAATTCTACAAAGAGGGTTCTCTTCCTTGGAATGAACCCAGGTCCCTTTGGAATGTCCCAGAATGGA GTGCCCTTTGGAGAATGCAACATAGTGACTGACTGGATGCAGATTGAGGGTGAAGTACAGAAACCTATTGTGGAGCATCCCAAACGGCCTGTCATGGGAATGGAGTGCAAGCGTTCAGAG GTGTCTGGAGCCCGTTTCTGGGAGCTTTTTCGGAGGTTGTGTCCTACCCCAGAGAGTTTCTTTAACAACTGTGCCATTCACAACCTCTGTCCGCTCGCCTTTATGACTGAGACAGGTAAAAACGTGGCACCATCAGACATGCCAGTCAAGGTCCTTCGCCAGCTTGATTCGTTGTGTGACACCACATTTTTGGAGGTTGTGGCCCTGTTCAAAGTGGAGCATGTAATTACAGTGGGCAAGTATGCATACACCTGTGCCCAGAAAGCATTGACTGCTGCCAATGTTACTCATGTGGCTCTTCACTGCATGATGCACCCAAGCCCTGCCAACCCATCAGCCAATAAGGGCTGGGCAGACATCGCCGAAGGACAGTTACGAGAATTTGGTGTGTACAACATCATTGCAGCCAACCCCCAGCCTCCACCCCAGGCccagcaacaacagcatcagcagctgcCACAGCCacctcatcatcaacagcagcagcagcagcaacagcaacagcagcatcagaACATGCATCACCCACACCCTCATGCGATGCATAGCAGTCCTCATCAGGCCTCTGCTCCACACATGCAACACCCCCACCCTCAGTCACACCACAACCCACAtcctcatcaccaccaccagcaacactACCCAGTCCCTCATGTTCTTCAAAGCACAGGTGGTGTGAACCCCCTTCCTGTGGGGCTAGGAATGAGTGGAGGAGGGAGCGACAGTTTTGGGGATGGAAAGAGGACTTACGATGGTGTCGATGGCAACCCCAGTCAAAAACGCATGAAATCGGACGAGGCTTGA